The proteins below come from a single Cylindrospermopsis raciborskii Cr2010 genomic window:
- a CDS encoding glycosyltransferase family 2 protein, with translation MKITKVAAIIVTWNKRKDVCAVIKDIESLDLQNISLDIFVVDNASQDGTQNYLELHYPHIKVLQTGKNLGGSGGFSQGMNFVSNLDYQYIWLLDNDVRLDPYALVPLVETLNRYAEVGLVGSQIRKLDNPDIIQEIGSYIHEPKAHLQTYLGNSPVQSPAEILNSKNYLTVDICAAASLLFRREIIHQIGVFENYFLHFDDVEWCLRAKQFGWVIAAHPASIIWHCSPDFKQRPWISYYDERNLLYCWHKHRPDLLLRRLRILFPKLVYYSLTGRHFWALIHLQAMTDFLNLIQGEMPNLLSSFTLGEILPHNGQVLIQDSIYQHICDFLDVKQEQKFTLWYPPNKYNKLWAWAYLSFISCFSKPVDLAIVSYWKPNFYYLHLSRKLYFFTGNGYVMSQISFTQIILDSLGVVYGFLKIYLRMTHLLKKSDKSFNKLVISNLLHPFWVNKVKKLLLIISTIYS, from the coding sequence ATGAAAATCACTAAAGTCGCTGCTATTATTGTCACATGGAACAAACGTAAGGATGTTTGTGCGGTAATTAAAGACATAGAAAGTCTAGATTTACAGAACATATCTTTGGATATTTTTGTGGTTGATAATGCTTCACAGGATGGAACCCAGAATTATCTTGAACTCCATTATCCACATATCAAAGTTTTACAAACCGGAAAAAACCTTGGTGGTTCTGGTGGTTTTTCTCAAGGGATGAATTTTGTCAGTAACCTTGATTATCAATACATTTGGTTACTTGATAATGATGTACGGTTAGATCCTTATGCTTTAGTCCCTTTAGTGGAAACTTTAAACAGATATGCGGAAGTGGGGTTGGTAGGATCTCAAATTAGGAAGTTAGATAATCCAGATATTATTCAAGAAATAGGGAGTTATATTCACGAACCCAAAGCTCACTTGCAAACCTATTTAGGTAATTCACCGGTTCAATCTCCAGCAGAAATTTTAAACAGTAAGAATTATCTCACTGTAGATATTTGTGCTGCTGCTTCACTATTATTCAGAAGGGAAATTATTCACCAAATAGGCGTTTTTGAAAACTATTTTTTACACTTTGATGACGTAGAATGGTGTTTGAGAGCTAAACAATTTGGTTGGGTGATTGCTGCTCATCCCGCATCGATTATTTGGCACTGTTCACCGGATTTTAAACAGCGTCCTTGGATTAGTTATTATGATGAACGCAATCTCCTCTATTGTTGGCACAAACACAGACCAGATCTCTTATTAAGACGCTTGAGAATATTATTTCCTAAGTTGGTTTATTATTCCTTAACTGGACGCCATTTTTGGGCATTAATTCATTTGCAAGCTATGACGGACTTCCTGAACCTCATTCAAGGTGAAATGCCCAATTTGTTATCAAGTTTTACTTTAGGAGAAATTTTACCTCATAATGGACAGGTATTAATACAAGATTCTATCTATCAACATATTTGCGATTTTTTAGATGTTAAGCAAGAGCAAAAATTTACTCTCTGGTATCCACCTAACAAATATAATAAGTTATGGGCTTGGGCTTATTTATCATTTATATCTTGTTTTTCTAAACCCGTAGACTTAGCAATTGTCAGCTACTGGAAACCAAATTTTTATTATCTTCATCTGTCTAGAAAGCTTTATTTCTTTACTGGTAACGGTTATGTTATGTCCCAAATTAGTTTCACCCAAATTATATTGGATAGTCTCGGAGTAGTGTATGGGTTTTTAAAAATATACCTACGGATGACTCACTTGCTTAAAAAATCTGACAAATCTTTTAATAAGCTGGTTATCTCAAATCTACTTCACCCCTTTTGGGTAAATAAGGTAAAAAAATTGTTGTTGATAATTTCAACTATTTATAGTTAA
- a CDS encoding glycosyltransferase family 2 protein, translating into MSSPELVSIVICTLNRCCSLEKTLKSLNQINYRYFEVIIIDSSDDESTRKMVDDLKMDLDFPIQIFRSSVKNISVSRNMGTQKSSGKIVAFIDDDAIPQRDWLDKLLTTYTLKGDKCAGVGGSVKDMTKADLPWQYYQGITNVMSHTIPIRLGKVPNHNQSQGFWYNGMMGTNSSYRKELLEKINGYDEFFDYFLDETDVCLRLIQAGYEIHYCDTIVHHYPQPSHNRYDQKHLTCWYSLAKNTTYFALKHGYNKMPSWIFILRLSSLLIYRCLLRILRLKFSHNLNNHILLDYIKQAIKGIYLGWSYGVNTSVHSSN; encoded by the coding sequence ATGTCAAGTCCAGAATTAGTATCTATAGTTATTTGCACTCTCAACCGTTGTTGTTCTTTGGAAAAAACTCTCAAGTCGTTAAATCAGATTAATTATCGATATTTTGAAGTTATTATTATAGACTCCTCTGATGATGAAAGTACCCGAAAAATGGTGGATGACCTGAAAATGGATTTGGATTTTCCCATTCAAATATTCCGCTCCTCTGTCAAAAACATCAGCGTCTCTAGAAATATGGGCACACAAAAATCATCTGGCAAAATAGTTGCTTTTATTGATGATGACGCAATTCCCCAAAGAGATTGGTTAGATAAGTTACTTACTACATATACTTTAAAAGGCGATAAATGTGCTGGAGTCGGTGGGAGTGTAAAAGATATGACTAAAGCCGATCTTCCTTGGCAATATTATCAGGGTATTACTAATGTTATGAGTCATACTATTCCCATTCGTTTAGGAAAGGTGCCCAACCATAATCAATCCCAGGGTTTTTGGTACAATGGAATGATGGGAACAAATTCATCCTACCGTAAAGAACTGCTGGAAAAAATCAACGGTTATGATGAGTTTTTTGACTATTTTTTGGATGAAACTGATGTTTGCTTACGATTAATTCAAGCTGGTTATGAAATTCACTACTGCGATACAATTGTACATCATTATCCTCAACCCAGCCATAACCGTTATGATCAAAAGCATCTGACCTGTTGGTACTCATTGGCAAAAAATACGACTTATTTCGCTTTAAAGCATGGCTATAATAAAATGCCATCCTGGATATTTATATTACGTTTGAGTTCATTGTTAATTTATCGCTGTTTACTCAGAATATTACGCTTAAAATTCAGTCACAATCTGAATAATCACATTCTATTAGATTATATTAAGCAGGCAATTAAAGGTATATATCTGGGGTGGAGTTATGGTGTTAATACGTCTGTTCACTCCTCGAATTAA